A genomic stretch from Lathyrus oleraceus cultivar Zhongwan6 chromosome 2, CAAS_Psat_ZW6_1.0, whole genome shotgun sequence includes:
- the LOC127122101 gene encoding uncharacterized protein LOC127122101, which produces MSKHPSSSGTKPSQHAKTPSMEFEDEDVMDVTPLCMIPGDTTGPSSNAGDRQGNTSGNSSLPKDMYYADRAIRKLVTRILSEGHKVEGVSTPLSRREPSPEGEPHADKGDDSSRSEKEVAAEGFCSLEEGITEGEDDPLVHLVKPSVAEKLRTKKGKSVAKMRAARVKKTAGIGPSKPWSKVEVGKRKERDSFDSKEDVKDDVPDISPAKRQAVQKSPGKAVAVHLDNISFHLEDGAAKWTYVIQRRVAIERELGQEAIEVKEVIELIKNVGLVKTVVTLPQCYEGEPASQGSLIDQLRETCKELENGITVAKARKEALEVLICSLEREDIEKAGKDSNARPKSQSSGSFGSLEDSEGASEDTSEGESDASSSD; this is translated from the exons ATGTCCaaacatccatcatcatctggtACCAAACCCTCCCAACATGCAAAGACTCCATCCATGGAGTTTGAAGATGAAGACGTGATGGACGTCACTCCTCTGTGCATGATACCAGGCGACACCACAGGTCCCTCCTCCAATGCTGGAGATAGGCAAGGTAATACCTCTGGTAACTCCTCTCTTCCTAAAGACATGTATTATGCTGATCGTGCTATAAGGAAACTAGTCACGAGAATTCTGAGTGAAGGGCACAAAGTTGAaggggtttctacccctctgtccagaagggaacCCTCTCCTGAGGGAGAACCCCATGCTGATAAAGgtgatgattcatctagatcagaaaaggagGTTGCTGCTGAAGGGTTttgctctctag AGGAAGGAATCACTGAAGGAGAGGATGATCCTTTGGTTCATCTGGTAAAACCTAGTGTAGCTGAAAAACTGAGAACTAAGAAAGGAAAAAGTGTGGCTAAAATGAGAGCTGCTAGAGTGAAAAAGACTGCAGGTATAGGACCCTCAAAACCCTGGAGCAAGGTTGAGGTtgggaaaagaaaagaaagagacAGCTTTGATTCTAAGGAGGATGTtaaagacgatgtcccagacatctcccctgcaaaaaggcaggctgttcAGAAATCTCCTGGCAAGGCTGTTGCTGTCCatctagacaatatctcctttcatttagaagatggAGCAGCAAAGTGGACATATGTCATTCAGAGAAGAGTAGCCATTGAAAGAGAACTTGGACAAGAAGCTATAGAGGTAAAGGAGGTAATTGAGCTGATCAAAAATGTTGGACTTGTGAAGACTGTGGTAACTCTACCCCAatgctatgaggg ggaacctgcatctcaagggagccTAATTGACCAACTAAGAGAAACCTGCAAAGAATTGGAGAATGGTATAACTGTGGCCAAGGCCAGAAAAGAAGCTTTAGAAGTTCTCATCTGTAGCCTAGAAAGGGAAGATATAGAGAAGGCTGGTAAGGATTCAAATGCAAGACCTAAATCCCAATCCAGTGGCAGCTTTGGAAGTTTAGAAGACTCTGAAGGTGCAAGTGAAGATACAAGTGAAGGTGAAAGTGATGCTTCTTCTTCAGATTAA